A region of Streptomyces sp. TG1A-60 DNA encodes the following proteins:
- a CDS encoding 4'-phosphopantetheinyl transferase superfamily protein, which produces MSGRRRGIHVWTGEVPDIAAAPDLAVLDEGELRRLAAFRDPVVGARYAGARAAIRRTVAAWLKVVPSDVVWGNEACPGCGDAGHGPPRVRRPATEWRVGVSRSGRWWMLALSPGVPVGVDIEVRGPHEVPAVVRRCLSPAERAEVAAAPEGGERDDRLTRCWVRKEAVVKGWGVGLGTDLAEVEVRPGLERAVVVRRTLRGPEPWEVSDVAAGAACLAALARPAACALPVTVHGSTGPAARHGGRARG; this is translated from the coding sequence GTGAGCGGGCGTCGGCGGGGCATCCACGTCTGGACCGGCGAGGTGCCGGACATTGCGGCGGCCCCGGACCTCGCCGTGCTGGACGAGGGGGAGCTGCGGCGCCTGGCGGCGTTCCGGGACCCGGTCGTGGGCGCACGCTACGCGGGCGCGCGGGCCGCGATCCGGCGGACCGTCGCGGCGTGGCTGAAGGTGGTGCCGAGCGACGTCGTCTGGGGCAACGAGGCGTGCCCGGGCTGCGGTGACGCCGGGCACGGGCCGCCGCGCGTGCGGCGTCCCGCCACCGAGTGGCGGGTCGGGGTGTCCCGGTCGGGCCGGTGGTGGATGCTCGCGCTCTCGCCCGGTGTGCCGGTGGGCGTCGACATCGAGGTGCGCGGCCCGCACGAGGTGCCGGCGGTGGTGCGGCGCTGTCTGAGCCCCGCGGAGCGCGCCGAGGTGGCCGCCGCTCCGGAGGGCGGGGAGCGGGACGACAGGCTGACGCGCTGCTGGGTGCGCAAGGAGGCCGTGGTCAAGGGCTGGGGCGTGGGGCTCGGCACCGACCTGGCGGAGGTCGAGGTTCGGCCCGGCCTGGAGCGCGCGGTCGTGGTGCGCCGTACCCTGCGGGGGCCCGAGCCCTGGGAGGTGTCGGACGTCGCCGCGGGTGCGGCGTGCCTGGCGGCGCTGGCCCGGCCGGCCGCGTGCGCCCTGCCGGTCACGGTCCATGGCTCCACGGGCCCGGCCGCCCGGCACGGCGGCCGGGCCCGTGGATGA